The following DNA comes from Nicotiana sylvestris chromosome 10, ASM39365v2, whole genome shotgun sequence.
tagatatggataaatattagaAACAACCCTAGAAGCCAAGTGTTGCTCCCCTCCCAGTTCCAATgaaattcaaaatgcccgatattccaaaatacgatggaacaactgatccacgagactacgtgactgcattcacaacaggcgtaaaaggcaacgagtTGACCAAACAGGAGatcgaatcagtattggtcaagaaattcggtgaaacactcactaagggtgcattaacatggtattctcttttacgcaaaaattctataaattcttttactgagcttgcagattcttttatcaaagtacactcgggagctcaaaaagtcgaaaaaagaatggaagatattgtcaaaatcaagcaaggggactcagaattgcttagagagttcgtggacagattctaacgtgaaagaatgacattaccgCGTGTACCTGACAATTGGGTAGCTATAGccttcacaagtaatttgaatgaaaaaagctcagaagttacgaggagactcaaggaaagtcttcgtgaattcccagctacaacatggaatgatgtttacaacaggtatagcacgaagctgaggATAGAGGAAAATATTATCTCACggtctcaaaaagaagaaaaggtaagttcgagacgGGTGGAAATagaaaaaaggtccggtaaaaataggtacgaaccATACATGGGACCAGCGGGAAAATACTCAAGGTCAAAATAGGACAATCAAAGGTACGATCACAAGTCGAGGAATAGAGAGTCGGGCTCGTCATCAAGATTTGGGAATGATCGAAACACGcgtgagtcacgagatgatgatagaaacttgAAGGCGAGGTTTGGCGGTTATAATTTCAATATGAGCACTTTTCCGAGCTCGTAGctattttgagaagcatgggtaacaaggtacgatggccaaaagagatgagatcgaatccaaacaggcgcaatcctgatcattggtgcgaatttcacaacgatcacgggcataaaacgaCAGATTGTaggtttttacaaagtgaagttgatcatttattaaaacaggATTATCTCACCGAATTATTCAGtaagaaaggtaagcaagcatacataaagaataggcaggagccccctaaaccaccttctcccaaaaggaccgtcaacgttataagtggaggtgaagacatcaatggtgtgACGTACACAGCGGCCAATAAAATTTCCAAAGTTACAATTACCCAAGGGAAGTGGGTGCGACATGTCTTAGAGGAAGAAAGCATTacgtttgatgatgcagatgcggatggcgtattatctcctcataacgatgcactggcaatatctctacttgtacatgatactaatgtaaaacgaatTTAGATTGATCCAcatagttccgtgaacattattctattaagagtattacgtgagatgcaagttgaagataaattaataccaaaggtGCATACTCTATCTGAATTTGACAATTCCAGTGTCGTGACGAAAGGAGAGGTAATACTTActacattcgcagaaggagttgtcaaagatacaaagtttcaggtagtagatatggagatggcttacaatatgatccttgggagaccatggatccacgagatAGATGTCGTTCcatcaaccttgcatcaagttattaaactTCCATCAAcatggggaatatgtcaaatctGTGGGGACCAACGTACATCCAGGAACATCAACTCTGTAGCGGATTCAAGTACGAGAAATGAAGAAAattagcaatcacagaatctagttgagggtaccacaacacaaacctcaactgaacaagggcgaacAGACGTGGACTCAAGGCCAGATACCATTTAAGAACCAGAGGaaaacgaaaatatcaaaacaacaattgaagaactagagGTTATGGTGTTATTTGCACAATGGCCTGATAGGAAAGTTTATGTAGGGGCCAATCTAAGCCAGGACttgaaaggtaagttgattgaatttttgaaaattaacgtggattgttttgcttggtcccactctgatatgacaggaataccacggGAGGTAATGACTTACAAATTAAATGAAGGCCCATCGTATcctcctgtcaaacaaaagaagagaaagcaaggaactttcaaaaatTAGGTGACTCAAGATGAGGTTCAAAAATTACTAAAGATTGGGTCTATCCGtaaggtaaagtatcctaattggttatcCAATACTGTTGTGGTACCGAAGAAGAATGGttagtggcgagtttgtgtacattacacagaccttaacaaagtctgtcctaaagattcttttccactaccgcatatagatcaactaattgatgttactgcaggacatgaattattaagttttttagatgcgtattcaggatacaatcagatcaaaatggatacgatagataaagaaaaaacttccttcataactgacagggggacttactgttataaagtattGCCTgctaaaatgtttcaagaacatttggggaacactatggaagtttatatagatgatatgctcgtcaaaactcaACATTCAGGGGATCATATATCACACGTGTCTGATGCATTTCagattttgcgaaaatttaatatgaaattaaatcttgagaagtgtgcattcggtattgcatcaggtaagtttttaggttttcttatctctaaccatggtattgaagtgaatcccatacagattaaggccattgaagaaatccctgacgtacttacaagtaaaaaagaagtgcagaggttgacaagaagaattgcagctttgggaagattcatttctaaatcatcagaaaagtgctttaaattcttttcagttcttaaaaagcaagatcatttcgaatggaatgaggaatttcaacaggcactcaaaaatttgaagatatacttatcaaatccaccactGCTCGCAAAATCAAAGGTTGGGGAAAGACTGCTCATCTACATTGCCAtctcagaagtagcggtaagtgttgttttagtccgagaggaccaaggtaaacaatatcTGATCTATCATGTCAGCAAATCTTTATTAGATGCGGAGACGCGCTATCCTTAATTAGAAAAGCTtacacttgcattaatcatggcatctagaaaattaaggccttattttcaatgtcatcttattgctgtagtaactgcttatccattacgcaatatattacacaagcatgagttgtcaggtaggttagccaagtgggctatagaattaagtgaatatgatatcacataccaacctagaactgctataaaatctcaagtgttagctgatttcgtggatGATTTCAGCCAAGAggtgcaattagaagcagaaaaagaattgcaggtgctcaatggagctaacccaggAATTTGGACATTATTTGTTGATGGTTCATCTAACATAAAGGGTGCAGGCTTAGGGAtcgttttggtaccacctacgggtgaaaccattcgacaagccattaaAAGTCATTCTATAattaacaatgaggcagagtatgaggcagtgattgcaggtttagaactggcacgagaaCTTCATATTAATCAGATTGTAATCAAGAGCGATTCGCAGCTCGTGGTTaaccaaatgctggggacttataccgTCAGGGAAGCACGAATGCAATAGTATTTAGAGAAAGTACGGGATCTAATCAGGAAATTCCAAACCTGGAAGGTTGCGCTAATAGCAAGAGATAAAAATGTTGAGGCGGATGccttagctaatctcgcatctgcagcagacgtggcaagcaatgaaaatgcttctgtaatacatttgtttcattccgtgatcgatccagataaaaatgaggtaaattttaataatttaacctgggattggaggaacgggATTGTTTCCTTTTTTGCAGAATGGTATCGTTCCTGAAGACAAGAGGAAAGCTCACGCGCTTCGAAAAAAAGCTGCTAGATAttgcttaaagcaaggcaatctttatcggAAAATGTTCGgcggtcccttagcaagatgcctcggaccttctcaTACAGAATACgtgatgagagaaatacacgaggggcattgtgggaatcacgcaggaggaagatcactggtaagaaccctaatcagggcaggttattattggcccaaaaatggaagaaaaaccgGAAAGTTTCATGgttaaatgtgataaatgtcaaaggtacagtaataatatgcatagacctgcagagTTGCTACATCTGGTCACTGCACCGTGGCCATTTAttaaatgggggatggatatcatgggtccactaccacaagcaaaaggacaggtaaaatttttgctcgtactcactgactattttactaaatgggtggaagcaggagcattcaaacagATGCGTGAAAAAAAAGTTAAAGATttcatttggcggaatatcatatacCGATTTGGTGTACCAAAGGAAATCGTATGCGAcaatggccctcaatttataggCACGCAAATCACAgagttctttcaaagttggcagatcaaaagaattacatccacaccttatcatccggtgggtaatgggcaagctgagtcaacaacaaaatcattatcaacaatttaaagaaacgtTTAGAGGAGTCTAAAGGTAATTGGCCAAAagtgttacctggtgttttatgggcataccgcacaacagcaaaaacaagtacaggagaaacaccattttcattggtttacaGAGCCGAAGCTTTAATTCCAACAGAGATAAGAGAGCCAAGTACAAGATTTACACAAGCGTCAGAAGAGTTAATAACGAAGAAATGCGCATAAATCTTGatctacttgaaggaaaaagggaagctgcactaataagaatgacagcacaaaagcaggtcatagaacgatactacaaccgaaaagcacgcctaagattcttcaaaattggggatttcatgctcaaaaaggtttttcaatctatgAAGGCAGCTAATgcagggaaattaagtccaacatgggaaggaccctataggaTTCATGATATTACAGctaaaggagcatacgagttggaaacaatggatggcaagatactaccttcacattggaatgttgttcacctcaagagatattatttctaaggaatacccacggttaggtatccatattttaaaatttaatttttgaattgttaaatttTACTAaccattttagatgataggcaaaaagttagcccgtactaaatgatgagacACGACCTGTAAGACATGTGGAATAAATTAAACttcccggtctagggttacaattattctgatagaaattcaaacgggctaagtagtcttcatctataatcgcaccttcgAGTCCTGTATGACTTTCCTTTTTagggaaaggaccaaatgagaggaacaatcaagtgctcgaggcttcatattTCAACGCTCAAACatttgggggactatataatatacacaggcatgtgtataaagaaggcaaagaagattgggaAATAATCAAAGATCAAGCCGGAAAAGTTCACTCAATGAATGAGTCAAGTACAGAGCAAAGTCAAGAGCTAAGCCTAAAGAATGACCTTACCATAGCTAGGGTAGAGGcaatgtactgaaacgggttataaataaaaacctcgtgtttatttttcttttttaaatctgttatgaggaaaacagttacgagaaagttatagatgtaattcaaatacatgtaaagtgttattcaaaactagacaaagttcaaataaaaacttgtgaAAGTTATTTTAAGAAACATGTGTATCCCTATTTTTTTATCATATATTAACAttgttatgaagttgagacgtcttcttcattaagtgtcgaatataaaaggaccctcttttataaaattcatgattaatttaAGTATTCATGAAGTTAATAGAAGCATTTTTTGAAGAGTAAAAATGCAAGTTGTTCAGTAAGTCCTTAGAAATAAAGACAAGAataaacaaaacagaagttcaaATAGTAacgaaaaacttcttaatattaaaaagcttacactaagtatgaacttagtcataaactgaAAATTGTTTGTACATATTGCCCCATAAAAAGTTTGGGGACTTAAGTTTCCAAAACAAACCCTCAAATGAGACCAAGGGTTTTAACCACaattttccaaaaagaaaaaaaagagacacaaagaaattcaatcaacttaaacTTGTCACTGAAAAGATGAAGGAACTGAAGCAGGTACATCAACAACAGCGGGTTCAACTTGGCTTGAAGGAGTGGGGATACTCGTATCATCTTCAACATTGGCGGAAGCTTCGACCACGGGAGAAGGAAAATCTTAGTTCTACTGAGTcttctcaatagtttcattgatcttagctaactcagattccaagttaaaattctcATGGCTAGCTTCAACAAGGGTATCACGGCgagaattcaaaaatgcccaactcacttcaatggcagACTTATCTTCAAAGATCTCATAATCTCTTTCCCAGTCAGTGATTTCGTTCTTTAgcttttcattttcagccaaggcagaatcataagaagcttgaagagaggcatgggaATTTTCTAAGGAACAAACCTTATCAGAAGAAACCCGGAGGTCTTCTTGGGCTTGAGTCAAATTCTACACGAGCTCACCAGCATAGGCTTCTTTTGCATCcaagagagccttcaactctctaatatcttcacttgccTTGAAAAGCTGCTGGGAAAAAAAGTTTCAAGACGAGCCTTTTCCTTGTCTGCTTGACTGGAGGAAACCTTTTTAACTGTCAATTCCGAAGTCAAAGCCCACACCTGCTACTCCAAGGTACTTTTACTTTCTTATAAGTACTCCACGTCGATCTGAAGACTTTTATATTGTTCCTTCCAATTATATGCCTCCAATTGGTAATCACGCACTAACTGCTCTGAGAGGGTAACCCTTTTTATCATCTCCGTGCCGATGAAATTGGCctaaaagggggaaagggaaggaaataagaaTCCCAAAGGTAGAAAAATGACAAAGTAAGAGTTAGAAaaaaggaatacctttaaagaGCATGCACAATGTCATTCAACAAAGTCAAAGAACTATGACTCTCTAGCTTGGCTCTCTTAACATGACCAATTAAAGGTTTTAGCCACACATCTGCTTGACCCGATTTCCTTAAAAGGTTGCCCTCAACGGGGACTTCAATAATCACTTGCCTCATAGCACCACTCCTACTTGAGAAGCCAACCTCAGCACAGTGAGCAGGTGGAGGAGGAATTGTCGAAGGAGGAATAATAGAAGTAGTAAAAACAGCTTGGGGAGGAACGGAAGCAGCCATAATCGGCAAAGTATGAGTCACAGGCACGGGAGGAGAAAAAGAAGCCAAAGGAGCTTCATAAAAAACGCGACCTAAACTTTCACTACCAAACCCGCGGTCAAAAAGCTGCTCAAAAAAATCACGAGCAGCAGCGGGAGCATCATCAGGGATCACTACCAGGGCTTCAATAGATTCGATAAGAGGAATAGAACGGCAGGGGGATGCTTCTGCTTCATCAACGAAAATAATACGTGTACGAGCTCGTGGCCTTGTTACCAAGGAACCCCCGTCTTCTTCGGAATCTTGGTCATCAACGGTTTTTCTTTTCGATGAAGAGCCCAGAATTATTTCATGAGCCCTTTCCAAAGAGATACGAGAAGTTGCAACTGCTTTagcagtaactcctcgaatagcaaatcctgatagaAAGAAGGATTGAGATAAGTTCGGGAAAAAAATAatatgtaaaataaaataaaagctcttaccatgagtttttactttccaaccaaaacGTTGGGAAAGGGTCTTCCAAGATCTACCATCCATTGGTGCAATACTCAACAGCTTTCCTACCCAATTACGGAAATTGGGAACATcttccacaactcccatggttgctagaaaagaaaagtaaaattagaaaaatcaacaaaattgaaaaaaaaggtacgagaaagttagaagactcacgtgcaaaattccacttctcagggaagggaacgttttcatcacccactaaaccaacagtgggggcagcaacaaaccggGCATACCAGCCATGGTCTTTGTCATCTTTAGGGCTAACTAGAACTCTTttgctcctggctactagtgtaaaaacaccattacGAAAGAGTCTAGGGGGTAAAGATGAATTAGATGTGGGAAAGTAAAAGGCACACTGGATATGTTGGTCAAATGTCTCAAACAGGCAACAGCCCTCCAtattattgggccaatttgacctaaGCAAACATCAAAGAAACGACAGAACTCGAGAATAACAGgatcaatagcaggtttgaatccTAATATGAAAGAGTACGTATAGACAAAGGAAAACCCGGTTAATAAGAGGTAATTATTTGATTTGGATTGGGAATAATGATAGGAAAGTCATGACTCCAATGGCAGTCTCTGCGGACTAAAgaaatcaaaccttcagtgatttgagtgggatagatatcagcacgatctaaagaagatacttgatttctaagagattctctgtcattatagaaagatagttccgcaggaactatctcctctactagaggttcacgaagaggttcagaagATTCTTTATCTCTAGAAGAAGATTTGTGTGAAAGAGAACCTCTAGTTCTAGAAGAAGGGCCAGAACTAGGCGAAAGAAGAGAAGAACCGCGCAAGGATGAAGATCCTAAattacgaagcctacctc
Coding sequences within:
- the LOC138879975 gene encoding uncharacterized protein, whose protein sequence is MDTIDKEKTSFITDRGTYCYKVLPAKMFQEHLGNTMEVYIDDMLVKTQHSGDHISHVSDAFQILRKFNMKLNLEKCAFGIASGTQKFEDILIKSTTARKIKGWGKTAHLHCHLRSSGKCCFSPRGPSQEVQLEAEKELQVLNGANPGIWTLFVDGSSNIKGAGLGIVLVPPTGETIRQAIKSHSIINNEAEYEAVIAGLELARELHINQIVIKSDSQLVVALIARDKNVEADALANLASAADVASNENASVIHLFHSVIDPDKNENGIVPEDKRKAHALRKKAARYCLKQGNLYRKMFGGPLARCLGPSHTEYVMREIHEGHCGNHAGGRSLSRSFNSNRDKRAKYKIYTSVRRVNNEEMRINLDLLEGKREAALIRMTAQKQVIERYYNRKARLRFFKIGDFMLKKVFQSMKAANAGKLSPTWEGPYRIHDITAKGAYELETMDGKILPSHWNVVHLKRYYF